The nucleotide sequence TCCCCGTCCGCCTCGGCCTGCGCCCACAGCCCCGGGTGGAGCAGGACGTCGCCGGTGACCACGACCTCCAGCCGGTCCGGGGCCGCCTCCGGCGCCGCGGGGGCCGACGACGCCGCCCCGGTCCCGTCCGGAGCGCTCGCCGGCGGCCCGGCCGGCTCCGGGGAGCAGCCGGCGAGGACCGTCGCCCCCGCCAGGAGGACCGCGGTCAGGCCCGCCGCGGGGCCGTAGCGCACCGGCGGGAGGACACGACGAGAACTCATGGACCGAGGGTAGGCCACCCCGGCGGGGGCCGCCCACCCGAGGGAGGTCAGGACAGGACCGTCGACCAGAGCCCCTCGTCCTCGGGACGGTGCGGGACCTCGGTGCTGGGCACCACCTCGGCCGGCGCCGGGTGGGCCCTGCCCTTCAGCGCGAGCATCTCCTCCAGGTCCTCCAGCGGGGTGGGCGAGTTGTCGGCCCGCAGGTCGACGTCGAGCAGCACGGGGTACTGGAAGCCCGCGAGCGTGTCGGCCACGAGCACCGCGGCGCTCTGCTGCCCCCGGCTGTCCCCACCCGCGTCCCGGCCCGCGCGCAGGCAGGCCAGGAGCGCGCCGGCCATCTCGGTGCTGGTCGGCCCGGACCCCGTGAGCGCCTCGTCCATCGCGGCGCGCATCGACTCGACGACCTCCGGGCCGGTCAGGTAGTTGCCGATCACCACGAAGTCGGCCCCGGCCACGCCCCCCGCCCAGGGCGTGCACAGGCTGCCGGTGAGGTGGGCGCCGGGCCCCGCCACGGGCAGGACGGCCACCTGGCGCAGCGCCAGGTCCGGGTCGGCGTCGGTCAGGGCCGCGATCGCCTCCTCGGCCGTGCCCCCGTGGTGCAGGGTGCGGAGCATCTCGAAGCGCAGCCGCCGGTTGGTCCACGCCTGGGAGGCGACCACCCCGGCGGTGGGCACGAGGGCCGGCACGGCGTTGCCCACGGCGAGCGAGCAGCTCGCCGTGGCGGCGCCGAGCAGGCGGGAGTCCGCGCTCCGGGCGATCACGGTGTAGGTCACGAGCACCTCCTGGCCGGCACGTCCGTGCCGGCCGGTTCGTTGTCGATGGATGCCCCGCGCGGACCGGGGCGGGACGTCCTCCACCCCGGCACGCCGGGCCCGCGGTGCTGGTGGCGGGCCGTCCCGGGTGCACAGGGTGGGACGACACCCACGACCGGGTGCGC is from Kocuria rosea and encodes:
- a CDS encoding DUF1028 domain-containing protein codes for the protein MTYTVIARSADSRLLGAATASCSLAVGNAVPALVPTAGVVASQAWTNRRLRFEMLRTLHHGGTAEEAIAALTDADPDLALRQVAVLPVAGPGAHLTGSLCTPWAGGVAGADFVVIGNYLTGPEVVESMRAAMDEALTGSGPTSTEMAGALLACLRAGRDAGGDSRGQQSAAVLVADTLAGFQYPVLLDVDLRADNSPTPLEDLEEMLALKGRAHPAPAEVVPSTEVPHRPEDEGLWSTVLS